CAAAACAATTGTAGCCCATCAGTTCACACACGGtttcgtttttaaaaaaagcATGTATTTAGAATTTATTGGCTTTTATTTTGGTGGTTGCTTCAATCTTCCTcgtttaaaaacaattcatgtCAACTTGGacaagttacaaaaaaaacgtttcatatttttgtcacTAAAAATATTCAGTTAAATAAAGTAATTGACTCTTCGTTTTCCCGACGATACTGTATAAATAAACATCATGTTTCTACTTGTTCACATATCGACTCTTTGTTTGTCCgattctatctctctctttagaAACTTTATCTAGTCTCTTCGAACTTAATCTTAACGACGATGGTGCCGGTTACGATCAACTCTCCACCTAAACCTGAATCATCCGAAGAAGAACTCAGCGACTCCCAAGTTTCCAACTCATCGGAAGACGACGACTCAATGGAAGACGAACCATCAGACTCTGAAAACAACAATGGAGGTACATGCATGCATCACTCTCTATtttatttcagatttttcACTTCACCATTTCACATGTTTCCACTGTAAAGAAGTTGGAGCGTTTGTTAAGAAATACTTTGCATGTTCATGTTCTGTTTGACTGTGAGGTTTCAAGATTATTACGTTGatataaaaatcttaaaagtGATTAAGATAGTTTTTGTATCGTATCTTTAAtactttcttaaaaaaaaatcttatgtCAATAGTTGTTACAGAAACTGAGGCTAATGGTATTAAAGATGAGTTTTGGGCTCGGTATCCATCTTTGAAGATGTTTTTAAGTAAGGAGATGGTCAAAGAATTTATTTCTGAAGAGTATATTTTGGAGAAAGGTAAGCTTATTGGAGATAATAAGGCCAAAGaattgaatgaaaaatgtGAGGTTTTGTTTATCAAGGAGATAGAGCATCTCATCAACAAATATCGCTTCATGGCTGATGTTTtggagttgttgtttttgtgagAACTTTTCGATAGTGACGTGCATGGCTTGAGTTTGATTTTCtcgtttttatttatgttataatTATTGTGTTCCATCTATGAATGTAAAAGATTTATGAAGGattcgatttttttctctttttttaaagattattaTAAACGTCTTTCATAACCATCTCTTTATTCATTATATGTTCAGgagtgaaaaaacaaaatctaaaaaatagGGTTAAATGTTTGCTTAGCTTCTCTCTTTATGTAGATTTGAGAACCGATGAACAAGAATTTACTGAAAATATATCATTGAtctaaaaattatgaaaaacaaTTCAACTTTTTATCCACCaacacatatttttctttacttttctgTTCTGCTACGCATTACCTAGTCTTATATTTcgaaaaattataaaatctcaTTTCACAACTAAATTAAAAGTATCatttcacaaacaaataaGATGAAATGATGATagaaaaatcatcaattaATAGGAAAGAGGATTGGAGTATACTTCTATTGATTGTTACAGTATCCACATGGCATCGATAATCATAGGGACTACTAATAAGAATTTCTGTCCACAAATTCCaattgaaattcaaaattcaactCTTTGCTCTCTTaatcacaaacacaaatgAGCCACAAAAACGAAGACATCATATCAAGAAACGACGATGAGCTTCACTGCTTCTCTCGTCTCTTATTTGACGTCTCCCTCACTCGTCTCGCTCAACCATCTTCctccttccttcttcctccCAACCAAACTTGTCAAGCCAACAAGCCTCACTCATTCACAGCCTCCGAGATTGTCCGCATCCTATGGTCCAGCTGCAAAAGCTGCTACAGCCAACGACGTTGTTCCAGAAACAGCTCCGACATCAGCGTCGGAGGTCGTCTCCAGCTTCTACGCCGCCGTTAACGTCCATGATTTATCCTCTGTCACAGACCTCATCGCTCAGGACTGCGTCTACGAGGATCTCGTCTTCTCATCTCCCTTTGTTGGCCGAAAGGTGAAACGATTATTATTCTAATAAACCAAAGTCTCTTCTTTTCAGACTTTGTTGTGTCTCAGAGCCTAATTTTGATAAAGCCATGACAGGCAATTCTTGATTTCTTCGGAAAATTCATTGAATCAACAAGTACGGATCTCCAATTCGTGATAGATGATATCTCAACAGAAGACTCTTCAGCTGTTGGAGTTTCATGGCATTTAGGTTAGTTTTTAACAGACTCTTTATGATTTAGTCGTCTATGTTTCTCTAATGATAAGTCGTAAATTGGAGATTTTTGACAGAATGGAAAGGAAAGAACTTCCCATTTAGCAAAGGTTGCAGCTTTTACCGGTTAGAGGTGATTGATGGGAAGAGACAGATCGTGTAAGCACACTTTTCTCGACAGATCGTGTAGACTGACAGAGATGCCAATTTTTGTCTTGCTGGGATAAacatttcttctctgttttgtttgcagATATGGAAGAGACTGCGTTGAGCCTGCAATCAAACCTGGAGAAACAGTTCTGGTAACATGAGCTACTATCAATTTTGATTGTGTGGATGTGTTTGAAATTGCAGAGGTAATGAAGATTTAACAGCTTTTGCATTTTGTGTATTCAGGCTGCTATAAAGGGAGTTACCTGGCTGCTGCAGAAATTTCCTCAACTGGCCGACCAATTCTGATGGCATTACAAAGCTCTTGCTCGATGAAGTGAATCAGCTCACAATATAAGTTTTCTTTGTGTTATATAGGAAAAATACTTCCGCAGCAATCCCCACCATTGTCCAATTTTAGTTAATGTATATACTAGAACTTGTCATGTGTATCCAACTTGTTCTCAGTCTGGTGATATGCAGGCGTATATAGACTATGTGCTATTAACTAAATAAAGCTCCAGTTGATCATCCTCAGCTCTTCACCTTCATCCCATTTCTTGAAGAAGTTCTTCATCTGAACTTTGCACCTTATTGATGGCATAACCAGCATTGTCTTTCATCAGCTGATTCAGTCCATCTAATAGAGGATAAGTATTACATGCTTCAGGGCTTGATGTGTCCCCCACCGAAAACAGTGAAAATCCAGAATCTGTGTCGATCCAAGCACAGCCAGGATCCTTTTTCACACCCAAGTCCCTCATTATAGTCCTCACTTCAGCAAGCTTGCTCCAAGAACCAGCAGCTGCATACATATTTGCAATTAACACGTAGTATCCCGGGTTCTCTGGCTTCATCTCCAGGAGCTTTTCTGCTGCCCATTTACCAATCTGTGTGTTCCCATGGATGTGACACGCGTTCAGTAGGGTAGCCCACGTGGCACCGGATGGCTTATATGGCATATTGTGAATTATGTCTTTGGCTTTTGCTAGGAAACCTGCTCTGCCATAGAGATCAACCatacaagaaaaatgttgaagacAAGGACGTATACCATACTCACACTGCATCTTCATAAACAGCCTTTCACCTTCATGGACTAACTTGGAATGACTGCAGGCTGATAGAACTGCAACCACGGTTACATGGTCAGGTTTAATACCAGATCTGGTCATCTCCTTGAACAGGGCCAAGGCTACTCCCCCTTCACCTTGATTTCCGTATCCATCTATCAAGGAAGTGTATGTTACTTCGTCTCTTTTGCTCATCAAATCAGATACTTGCTTTGCAGCTACAATCTTTCCCGATTTTGCATAAACATCAACAAGGGAGTTCCACAGCATTGTATAGTCCTTGAAGCACTTGCGCCTCAGGATGTAGCAATGAAACTCTTTTCCATGTTGCAGGTTTGCAATCCGAGCACAAAGAGGGAGAATGCTTGCTAGTGTAATGGAATTTGGCTGAAAGCCAGCAACCAACATCTCCCTCAGCAGGTGAGAGGCTTCTTCTGATTTGTTCAGCTGCGCATAACCGGAAATGATAGAGTTCCAAGTACACAAACTATTTTCTTCAGTCTGTCGAAACACTATTAAGGCGTGCCTAAGGTCTTTGCATTTTGAGTACATTGTGATCAACGTGTTTCGAACATTGTCAATCCCATCATAAGAACTGTGAATAGCAAGACCGTGAATCTCTTTTCCCAATCGTATTGCTCCTATGAGAGAGCAAGCCTTCAAACCAATAATCATAGCCACAGGATCTAAGCTCGTAGGAAAATTTCTCATCCTAGAGATCAAACCCAAAGCTCCTACATAATTTCCTGTTTGCAAACAACCTCCAGAAATAATATTCCAAGTTATGACACTGACCTCAACACCTGAAAACCACATTTTATCGAAAAGCTCAAACGCTTCACTCCACATGCCTTCCGAAGCATAACAGTTTATCACTGCATTCCATGAGACAGCATCCCTTTCAAACATTCGATCAAACAACCTCCGAGCAATAC
This sequence is a window from Arabidopsis thaliana chromosome 1 sequence. Protein-coding genes within it:
- a CDS encoding uncharacterized protein (unknown protein; BEST Arabidopsis thaliana protein match is: unknown protein (TAIR:AT3G22090.1); Has 11 Blast hits to 11 proteins in 3 species: Archae - 0; Bacteria - 0; Metazoa - 0; Fungi - 0; Plants - 10; Viruses - 0; Other Eukaryotes - 1 (source: NCBI BLink).) — its product is MVPVTINSPPKPESSEEELSDSQVSNSSEDDDSMEDEPSDSENNNGVVTETEANGIKDEFWARYPSLKMFLSKEMVKEFISEEYILEKGKLIGDNKAKELNEKCEVLFIKEIEHLINKYRFMADVLELLFL
- a CDS encoding uncharacterized protein (unknown protein; FUNCTIONS IN: molecular_function unknown; INVOLVED IN: biological_process unknown; LOCATED IN: cellular_component unknown; EXPRESSED IN: egg cell; BEST Arabidopsis thaliana protein match is: unknown protein (TAIR:AT3G22090.1); Has 30201 Blast hits to 17322 proteins in 780 species: Archae - 12; Bacteria - 1396; Metazoa - 17338; Fungi - 3422; Plants - 5037; Viruses - 0; Other Eukaryotes - 2996 (source: NCBI BLink).), whose product is MVPVTINSPPKPESSEEELSDSQVSNSSEDDDSMEDEPSDSENNNGETEANGIKDEFWARYPSLKMFLSKEMVKEFISEEYILEKGKLIGDNKAKELNEKCEVLFIKEIEHLINKYRFMADVLELLFL
- a CDS encoding Nuclear transport factor 2 (NTF2) family protein (Nuclear transport factor 2 (NTF2) family protein; FUNCTIONS IN: protein transporter activity; INVOLVED IN: transport, protein import into nucleus; LOCATED IN: chloroplast thylakoid membrane, intracellular, nucleus, chloroplast; EXPRESSED IN: 22 plant structures; EXPRESSED DURING: 13 growth stages; CONTAINS InterPro DOMAIN/s: Nuclear transport factor 2 (InterPro:IPR002075); BEST Arabidopsis thaliana protein match is: Nuclear transport factor 2 (NTF2) family protein (TAIR:AT5G41470.1); Has 98 Blast hits to 98 proteins in 29 species: Archae - 0; Bacteria - 14; Metazoa - 0; Fungi - 0; Plants - 74; Viruses - 0; Other Eukaryotes - 10 (source: NCBI BLink).), coding for MSFTASLVSYLTSPSLVSLNHLPPSFFLPTKLVKPTSLTHSQPPRLSASYGPAAKAATANDVVPETAPTSASEVVSSFYAAVNVHDLSSVTDLIAQDCVYEDLVFSSPFVGRKAILDFFGKFIESTSTDLQFVIDDISTEDSSAVGVSWHLEWKGKNFPFSKGCSFYRLEVIDGKRQIVYGRDCVEPAIKPGETVLAAIKGVTWLLQKFPQLADQF
- a CDS encoding Nuclear transport factor 2 (NTF2) family protein; the encoded protein is MSFTASLVSYLTSPSLVSLNHLPPSFFLPTKLVKPTSLTHSQPPRLSASYGPAAKAATANDVVPETAPTSASEVVSSFYAAVNVHDLSSVTDLIAQDCVYEDLVFSSPFVGRKAILDFFGKFIESTSTDLQFVIDDISTEDSSAVGVSWHLG
- a CDS encoding Nuclear transport factor 2 (NTF2) family protein, whose protein sequence is MSFTASLVSYLTSPSLVSLNHLPPSFFLPTKLVKPTSLTHSQPPRLSASYGPAAKAATANDVVPETAPTSASEVVSSFYAAVNVHDLSSVTDLIAQDCVYEDLVFSSPFVGRKAILDFFGKFIESTSTDLQFVIDDISTEDSSAVGVSWHLEWKGKNFPFSKGCSFYRLEVIDGKRQIV
- a CDS encoding Tetratricopeptide repeat (TPR)-like superfamily protein (Tetratricopeptide repeat (TPR)-like superfamily protein; CONTAINS InterPro DOMAIN/s: Pentatricopeptide repeat (InterPro:IPR002885); BEST Arabidopsis thaliana protein match is: Tetratricopeptide repeat (TPR)-like superfamily protein (TAIR:AT1G22830.2); Has 41551 Blast hits to 13575 proteins in 229 species: Archae - 0; Bacteria - 0; Metazoa - 56; Fungi - 81; Plants - 40794; Viruses - 0; Other Eukaryotes - 620 (source: NCBI BLink).), with translation MLSESLFKSLGHLASHGHLHDAFKTFSLLRLQSSSAVSDDLVLHSAASLLSACVDVRAFLAGVQVHAHCISSGVEYHSVLVPKLVTFYSAFNLHNEAQSIIENSDILHPLPWNVLIASYAKNELFEEVIAAYKRMVSKGIRPDAFTYPSVLKACGETLDVAFGRVVHGSIEVSSYKSSLYVCNALISMYKRFRNMGIARRLFDRMFERDAVSWNAVINCYASEGMWSEAFELFDKMWFSGVEVSVITWNIISGGCLQTGNYVGALGLISRMRNFPTSLDPVAMIIGLKACSLIGAIRLGKEIHGLAIHSSYDGIDNVRNTLITMYSKCKDLRHALIVFRQTEENSLCTWNSIISGYAQLNKSEEASHLLREMLVAGFQPNSITLASILPLCARIANLQHGKEFHCYILRRKCFKDYTMLWNSLVDVYAKSGKIVAAKQVSDLMSKRDEVTYTSLIDGYGNQGEGGVALALFKEMTRSGIKPDHVTVVAVLSACSHSKLVHEGERLFMKMQCEYGIRPCLQHFSCMVDLYGRAGFLAKAKDIIHNMPYKPSGATWATLLNACHIHGNTQIGKWAAEKLLEMKPENPGYYVLIANMYAAAGSWSKLAEVRTIMRDLGVKKDPGCAWIDTDSGFSLFSVGDTSSPEACNTYPLLDGLNQLMKDNAGYAINKVQSSDEELLQEMG